A part of Myxococcus landrumus genomic DNA contains:
- a CDS encoding endonuclease dU, which produces MRRLPRFPRVIGFDDGPFARRPGAAVPLAGVVCGGTRFEGLVWGRVRRDGWNATNEVCRLLEGGKFLPQVHLVLLDGIAFGGFNVVDLPELAARLGKPCVAVMRRHPDLAAVEQALRRLPRADERWARIQRAGPIHQRGGFTFQVQGAEPSLIEEALARVTDRGHVPEALRLAHLIGSAVVTGESSQRA; this is translated from the coding sequence ATGCGACGACTGCCCCGCTTCCCTCGAGTGATTGGTTTCGATGATGGCCCCTTCGCGCGCCGCCCGGGCGCGGCGGTTCCGCTGGCGGGGGTTGTCTGTGGAGGCACGCGCTTCGAGGGTCTGGTCTGGGGGCGCGTGCGTCGCGATGGTTGGAATGCGACAAATGAAGTGTGTCGGCTGCTCGAAGGCGGGAAGTTTCTGCCGCAGGTGCATCTGGTGTTGCTGGATGGCATCGCGTTTGGAGGTTTCAACGTGGTGGACCTGCCGGAGCTGGCGGCGCGGCTGGGCAAGCCGTGTGTGGCGGTGATGCGACGGCATCCAGACCTGGCCGCGGTGGAGCAGGCGCTGCGGCGGCTGCCTCGCGCGGACGAGCGCTGGGCGCGGATTCAGCGCGCGGGCCCCATCCATCAGCGAGGGGGCTTCACCTTCCAGGTCCAGGGCGCGGAGCCCTCGCTCATCGAGGAGGCCCTGGCCCGAGTGACGGACCGTGGCCACGTCCCCGAGGCGCTGCGGCTGGCGCACCTGATTGGCTCCGCCGTCGTCACCGGAGAGAGCAGCCAGCGCGCCTGA
- a CDS encoding Vgb family protein, with protein MHLKKRFVPRSSLLAVCASLLGAPGLAAETQSAPWVCRDSKGTLGSIEELALPTGSGPLSITLGPDLALWYTLAGSNKIGRATRDGAITEFSLPTPAAGVQQIAASFDGNLWFTELAANKVGRIAPDGTVTEFPLPQRGSSPAGITAGLDGNVWFTELVGNRIGRIAPDGVLTEFTLPTPGAQPRAITQGFDGHLWFVEQAANKVGSISPDGVIREFELPVAKGGPSAIVAGLDGHVWFTEQAGNRISRITSEGVVTQFSLPTEGSQPNALALGPDGQLWFTQLAGNRIGRITYAGAITEYALPTPGSRPSGIVVAPPGRWCVDAHLWFTARGTHKLGKIRALAVP; from the coding sequence ATGCACCTGAAGAAACGCTTCGTGCCTCGCTCATCATTGCTCGCCGTCTGTGCTTCCCTCCTGGGGGCGCCCGGCCTGGCCGCGGAGACGCAGTCCGCGCCGTGGGTGTGCCGTGATTCGAAGGGCACGCTCGGCTCCATCGAGGAGCTGGCCCTGCCCACGGGCTCCGGGCCGCTCAGCATCACCCTGGGGCCGGACCTGGCGCTCTGGTACACGCTGGCCGGCTCCAACAAGATTGGCCGCGCCACCCGTGACGGCGCCATCACCGAGTTCTCTCTCCCCACGCCCGCCGCGGGCGTGCAACAGATTGCCGCGAGCTTTGACGGCAACCTCTGGTTCACCGAGCTGGCCGCCAACAAGGTGGGGCGCATCGCTCCCGATGGCACGGTGACGGAGTTCCCGCTGCCGCAGCGAGGCTCCAGCCCCGCCGGCATCACCGCGGGACTGGATGGCAATGTCTGGTTCACGGAGCTGGTGGGCAACCGCATCGGCCGCATCGCGCCTGACGGTGTCCTCACCGAGTTCACCCTGCCGACCCCGGGCGCCCAGCCGCGCGCCATCACCCAGGGCTTCGACGGCCACCTCTGGTTCGTCGAGCAGGCCGCCAACAAGGTGGGCTCCATCTCCCCCGATGGTGTCATCCGCGAGTTCGAGTTGCCCGTGGCCAAGGGTGGCCCCTCCGCCATCGTCGCGGGCCTGGATGGCCATGTCTGGTTCACCGAGCAGGCGGGTAACCGCATCAGCCGAATCACCTCCGAGGGCGTGGTGACGCAGTTCTCCTTGCCCACGGAAGGCAGCCAGCCGAATGCCCTCGCCTTGGGGCCGGATGGCCAGCTCTGGTTCACCCAGCTCGCCGGCAACCGCATTGGCCGCATCACCTATGCGGGAGCCATCACGGAGTACGCGCTGCCCACTCCCGGCAGTCGCCCCTCGGGCATCGTCGTGGCGCCTCCAGGGCGCTGGTGCGTGGATGCGCACCTGTGGTTCACCGCGCGGGGTACCCACAAGCTCGGGAAGATTCGCGCGCTCGCCGTCCCGTAG
- a CDS encoding substrate-binding domain-containing protein, with translation MNSMKWVMSATVVAMTVVGCGRASAVDAPKDTEASREGLALPSFYGSDTLKEAVIAAVLQSGSGLVVEGKGSGVGEACLRNGVGSSGFCASGAQTLAPMSRDFAAPKTASGAACLNGASADAKGCCPGERSNVIALDAVIAYVSTSRAAALPSNGLTTQELRRIFFATDSSGVAIPSACPTDWSALGLPSAPIVKYRRDDLSGTTDTFKSLLKGGTFCAGVTVIVDESASNPSPCLATDNATTCIGKLTASNNNAIGYAGDPASRTGNAKLALKAVAPISPTTSTYVAPTVANIRKLLQGGSTDAYPLARRIFLNENTLTSRSFDEAVLYEWAFSSNRDEFEAILVEQGFIACTDVSSLDCGPGLCGAP, from the coding sequence ATGAACAGCATGAAGTGGGTGATGTCCGCCACGGTGGTGGCGATGACGGTCGTCGGCTGTGGTCGTGCGTCCGCGGTGGATGCGCCGAAGGACACGGAAGCGTCGCGGGAGGGGCTCGCGCTGCCGTCCTTCTATGGCTCGGACACGTTGAAGGAGGCGGTCATCGCGGCGGTCCTCCAGTCGGGCTCTGGACTGGTGGTCGAAGGCAAGGGCTCCGGCGTGGGCGAGGCCTGTCTGCGCAACGGCGTGGGCTCCAGCGGCTTCTGCGCCTCGGGTGCGCAGACGCTGGCCCCCATGTCGCGTGACTTCGCGGCGCCGAAGACGGCGTCGGGCGCGGCCTGTCTCAATGGTGCCTCCGCCGATGCCAAGGGGTGCTGCCCCGGTGAGCGCAGCAACGTCATTGCCCTGGATGCGGTGATTGCGTACGTGAGCACCTCCCGGGCCGCGGCGCTGCCGAGCAATGGCCTCACCACGCAGGAGCTCCGTCGCATCTTCTTCGCCACGGACAGCTCCGGCGTCGCCATCCCCAGCGCGTGTCCCACCGACTGGAGCGCGCTGGGCCTGCCCTCCGCGCCCATCGTCAAGTACCGCCGCGATGACCTGTCCGGCACGACGGACACCTTCAAGTCGCTGCTCAAGGGCGGCACCTTCTGCGCTGGCGTGACGGTCATCGTCGATGAGTCCGCCTCCAACCCCAGCCCCTGCCTCGCGACGGACAACGCGACCACGTGCATCGGCAAGCTGACGGCGTCCAACAACAACGCCATCGGCTATGCCGGAGACCCGGCGTCCCGCACCGGCAATGCCAAGCTGGCGCTGAAGGCCGTGGCCCCCATCTCCCCGACGACCAGCACCTACGTCGCGCCCACGGTCGCCAACATCCGCAAGCTGCTCCAGGGCGGCTCCACGGATGCCTATCCGCTGGCTCGCCGCATCTTCCTGAACGAGAACACGCTCACCTCCCGCTCCTTCGATGAGGCCGTCCTGTACGAGTGGGCCTTCAGCAGCAACCGGGACGAGTTCGAGGCCATCCTCGTGGAGCAGGGCTTCATCGCGTGCACCGACGTGTCGTCGCTCGACTGCGGCCCGGGCCTCTGCGGCGCGCCGTGA
- a CDS encoding short-chain fatty acid transporter, with the protein METLVRIAEALGRFSARFVPSAFSIAVLLSLLTMGLAMGWADAPATKVLDSWGGGFWELLTFSMQMALVMFTGYLLALTAPMRALLEKAAGLARTPRGAVALMAFVSMALAYINWGLSLVASAMLVRFVARRRPDVDYRLLVACAYFGLGATWHAGLSASAPLLVATPGHFLEKSIGLIPIDRTLFSPFNVLLTVSVVAGLTLLAWALHPKPENVVRVDPAVLEKLGDFVPPERPTEKSIAIWLDHARLLNIVFGVLGLLWLGRYLWLNGGWRALNLNVVNFTFLVLAVLLHGTPARLIKAAEEAGSVLHGIVLQFPLYAGIYGIFKATGLTDRIGHLFVSLSTTSTFPAIVYLYSGVVNYFVPSGGSKWAIEAPYLLDAASRLGVAPEKVVLAYAWGDMATDLIQPFWALPLLAVARLEFKDILGFLLVAFLVYLPLVTLAFFLLG; encoded by the coding sequence GTGGAGACCCTCGTCCGCATCGCTGAAGCCCTAGGCCGCTTCTCCGCGCGCTTCGTTCCCAGCGCGTTCTCCATCGCCGTGTTGTTGAGCCTGCTCACCATGGGGCTCGCCATGGGCTGGGCGGACGCCCCCGCCACGAAGGTGCTGGACTCCTGGGGCGGCGGCTTCTGGGAGTTGCTCACCTTCTCCATGCAGATGGCGCTGGTGATGTTCACCGGCTACCTGCTGGCGCTCACCGCACCCATGCGCGCGCTCCTGGAGAAGGCCGCCGGACTCGCGCGCACGCCCCGAGGCGCCGTCGCGCTGATGGCCTTCGTCTCCATGGCCCTGGCCTACATCAACTGGGGCCTGTCCCTGGTCGCCAGCGCCATGCTGGTGCGCTTCGTCGCGCGGCGCCGCCCCGACGTGGACTACCGCCTGCTGGTGGCCTGCGCGTACTTCGGCCTGGGCGCCACGTGGCACGCGGGGCTGTCCGCGTCCGCGCCGCTGCTCGTCGCCACGCCAGGCCACTTCCTCGAGAAGAGCATCGGCCTCATCCCCATCGACCGGACGCTCTTCTCGCCCTTCAACGTGCTGCTCACCGTGTCCGTCGTCGCGGGCCTCACGCTGCTCGCGTGGGCGCTGCACCCCAAGCCGGAGAACGTGGTGCGCGTGGACCCGGCGGTGCTGGAGAAGCTGGGGGACTTCGTTCCTCCGGAGCGCCCCACGGAGAAGAGCATCGCCATCTGGCTGGACCACGCGCGGCTGCTCAACATCGTCTTCGGGGTGCTGGGCCTCCTGTGGCTGGGCCGCTACCTGTGGCTGAACGGAGGCTGGCGCGCGCTCAACCTCAACGTGGTGAACTTCACCTTCCTGGTGCTCGCGGTGCTCCTGCACGGCACGCCCGCGCGGCTCATCAAGGCAGCGGAGGAGGCCGGCAGCGTGCTGCACGGCATCGTCCTCCAGTTCCCCCTCTATGCGGGCATCTACGGCATCTTCAAGGCCACGGGCCTGACGGACCGCATCGGCCACCTGTTCGTGTCGCTGTCCACCACGAGCACGTTCCCCGCCATCGTCTATCTGTACAGCGGCGTGGTGAACTACTTCGTCCCCTCCGGCGGCTCCAAGTGGGCCATCGAGGCGCCCTACCTCCTCGACGCCGCCAGCCGCCTGGGTGTCGCGCCCGAGAAGGTGGTGCTCGCGTATGCCTGGGGCGACATGGCCACCGACCTCATCCAGCCCTTCTGGGCCCTGCCGCTGCTGGCCGTGGCGCGGCTCGAGTTCAAGGACATCCTCGGCTTCCTCCTGGTGGCCTTCCTCGTGTACCTGCCGCTGGTGACCTTGGCGTTCTTCCTGCTCGGCTGA
- a CDS encoding sodium-translocating pyrophosphatase produces MDALSRSITGVAVRALGLMTVLAASAAHASEADLVLPDFASKQFLGGGLNGHQLLLSGIAVCVLGLVFGFLQYASLQKMPVHRAMLEISELIYETCKTYLATQMKFIGVLWALIAVVMVGYFGFLRHLDAGRVAIILAASLVGIAGSCGVAWFGIRVNTFANSRTAFASLRGKPYPTYAIPLQAGMSIGMVLISTELLLMLAILLFIPADFAGPCFIGFAIGESLGASALRIAGGIFTKIADIGSDLMKIVFRIKEDDARNPGVIADCTGDNAGDSVGPSADGFETYGVTGVALITFILLAVGEGFRVELLVWIFMMRIVMVLASLAAYALNNVYQSAKYKNADHMNFEHPLTALVWVTSLISVALTFVVSYVLIPDLNGDSTLWWKLSAIITCGTLAGAIIPEAIKVFTSTESRHVREVVTASREGGASLNVISGLVAGNFSAYWMGLIIAGLMGLAFWFSGAGVPGEGVGQLMIAAPVFAFGLVAFGFLGMGPVTIAVDSYGPVTDNAQSVYELSLIENVPNVKEEVQRDFGFTPDFEKGKEFLEENDGAGNTFKATAKPVLIGTAVVGATTMIFSIIVLLVGITGNTLNAEKAQFLSVLHAPFLLGLITGGAIIYWFSGASMQAVSTGAYRAVEFIKANIKLEGVEKASVSDSKKVVEICTQYAQKGMINIFLAVFFSTLAFACLEPYFFVGYLISIAVFGLYQAVFMANAGGAWDNAKKLVEVELKAKGTELHAATVVGDTVGDPFKDTSSVALNPVIKFTTLFGLLAVELAVELEKSGQGQLTRILSVVFFVLSTVFVYRSFYGMRIQSLAGASAAPTSKAEAAVKTA; encoded by the coding sequence ATGGATGCTCTCTCCCGGAGCATTACCGGCGTGGCCGTCAGGGCCTTGGGGCTCATGACGGTCCTCGCCGCCAGCGCCGCTCACGCGAGTGAAGCGGACCTGGTCCTCCCCGACTTCGCCTCCAAGCAGTTCCTGGGGGGCGGGCTCAATGGCCATCAACTCCTGCTGTCCGGCATCGCGGTCTGCGTGCTGGGCCTGGTCTTCGGCTTCCTCCAATACGCCAGCCTCCAGAAGATGCCCGTGCACCGGGCGATGCTGGAGATTTCCGAGCTCATCTACGAGACGTGCAAGACGTACCTCGCGACGCAGATGAAGTTCATCGGCGTGCTGTGGGCGCTCATCGCGGTGGTGATGGTGGGCTACTTCGGCTTCTTGCGTCACCTGGACGCGGGCCGGGTGGCCATCATCCTGGCGGCCAGCCTCGTGGGCATCGCCGGCTCGTGTGGCGTGGCGTGGTTCGGCATCCGCGTCAACACGTTCGCCAACAGCCGCACGGCCTTCGCCAGCTTGCGCGGCAAGCCCTACCCCACGTACGCGATTCCCCTCCAGGCGGGCATGTCCATCGGCATGGTGCTCATCAGCACGGAGCTGTTGCTGATGCTGGCCATCCTGCTGTTCATTCCGGCGGACTTCGCGGGCCCCTGCTTCATTGGCTTCGCGATTGGTGAGTCGTTGGGCGCCTCCGCGCTGCGCATCGCGGGCGGCATCTTCACCAAGATTGCCGACATCGGCTCGGACCTGATGAAGATTGTCTTCCGCATCAAGGAAGACGACGCGCGCAACCCGGGCGTCATCGCCGACTGCACGGGCGACAACGCGGGCGACAGCGTGGGTCCTTCCGCGGACGGCTTCGAGACCTACGGCGTGACGGGCGTGGCGCTCATCACCTTCATCCTCCTGGCGGTGGGCGAGGGCTTCCGCGTGGAGCTGCTCGTCTGGATTTTCATGATGCGCATCGTGATGGTGCTCGCGTCGCTGGCCGCCTACGCGCTCAACAACGTGTATCAGTCCGCCAAGTACAAGAACGCGGACCACATGAACTTCGAGCACCCGCTCACCGCGCTGGTGTGGGTGACGTCGCTCATCTCCGTGGCGCTGACGTTCGTGGTCAGCTACGTGCTCATCCCCGACCTGAACGGCGACTCCACGCTGTGGTGGAAGCTGTCCGCCATCATCACGTGCGGCACGCTGGCGGGCGCCATCATCCCGGAGGCCATCAAGGTCTTCACCTCCACGGAGAGCCGGCACGTGCGCGAGGTGGTGACGGCCAGCCGCGAGGGCGGCGCGTCGCTCAACGTCATCTCCGGCCTGGTCGCGGGCAACTTCTCCGCGTACTGGATGGGCCTCATCATCGCCGGCCTGATGGGCCTGGCGTTCTGGTTCAGCGGCGCCGGTGTCCCCGGCGAGGGCGTGGGCCAGTTGATGATTGCCGCGCCGGTGTTCGCCTTCGGCCTGGTCGCGTTCGGCTTCCTGGGCATGGGCCCCGTCACCATCGCCGTGGACTCCTACGGCCCGGTGACGGACAACGCGCAGAGCGTCTATGAGCTGTCGCTCATCGAGAACGTCCCCAACGTGAAGGAGGAGGTGCAGCGCGACTTCGGCTTCACGCCCGACTTCGAGAAGGGCAAGGAGTTCCTGGAGGAGAACGACGGCGCGGGCAACACGTTCAAGGCCACCGCCAAGCCGGTGCTCATCGGCACCGCCGTGGTGGGCGCCACGACGATGATTTTCTCCATCATCGTGCTGCTGGTGGGCATCACCGGTAACACGCTCAACGCGGAGAAGGCCCAGTTCCTGTCCGTGCTGCACGCCCCCTTCCTGCTGGGCCTCATCACCGGCGGCGCCATCATCTACTGGTTCTCCGGCGCCTCCATGCAGGCGGTGTCCACCGGCGCCTACCGCGCGGTGGAGTTCATCAAGGCCAACATCAAGCTGGAGGGCGTGGAGAAGGCCAGCGTGTCCGACTCCAAGAAGGTCGTCGAAATCTGCACCCAGTACGCGCAGAAGGGGATGATCAACATCTTCCTCGCCGTCTTCTTCAGCACCCTGGCCTTCGCCTGTCTGGAGCCGTACTTCTTCGTCGGCTACCTCATCTCCATCGCGGTGTTCGGCCTCTATCAAGCCGTGTTCATGGCCAACGCGGGCGGCGCCTGGGACAACGCGAAGAAGCTGGTGGAGGTGGAGCTCAAGGCCAAGGGCACGGAGCTGCACGCGGCCACCGTCGTCGGCGACACCGTGGGCGACCCGTTCAAGGACACCTCCTCCGTCGCGCTCAACCCGGTCATCAAGTTCACCACCCTCTTCGGCCTGCTCGCCGTGGAGCTGGCGGTGGAGCTCGAGAAGTCCGGCCAGGGCCAGCTCACCCGCATCCTCTCCGTGGTGTTCTTCGTCCTCTCGACGGTGTTCGTCTACCGCAGCTTCTACGGCATGCGCATCCAGAGCCTGGCGGGCGCCAGCGCGGCGCCGACCTCCAAGGCCGAGGCCGCGGTGAAGACCGCCTGA
- a CDS encoding DUF4397 domain-containing protein, with translation MMRNILGVWLLMCGGLLSLGVVGCGDDGGEESPRDSGVIDAGRDGGPRPEDGGRDGDGAPDSGIDGGEDGGDDAGRDSGPATMDAGDDGGTSEPDAGRDAGPSVSHRAHVRFVNVFLGSKGNPSDQVDRPWAPFQVDLYVAGTKRFAAVAAGNAAVTAFQEVELTGPTQEVRLVARDAEGDASAPEWAALDAVTLAAGDWVTVVGSGSLLQVGQERPDKPRLVVLKDHAFTPVTEPDTVRVRFMSADRVVSATARRRFSNEAGVPFENNTVEAYSADTVENGVSLPSDTSRVAIVGTTPAFTPAQSGWLYYSLPEGTLRAGQAYYAINTGEDRRTLPDEGASALLLIRAKRDETVRLKRGPLVYFFNGVLPATPGGTPPSLQVIHGSLNVATAITHGAAPKVADLPVTASGLSVRVTVSGQPSQGVLESADVGTLEAGRRYLGVLCGRQGASPTLTVVKDEFALESPQSPFLRIIPCSASAPTPLDFGAYTFQADGSSRDTFTPLLTGLSHALPTQPVTGVSFTPPVSTTTPAYTWLGVKTTGDSPVERTIRGRVLTTPSFLILMGEWEGSLTYRTLNTRLNAWGSSGPNDATFSPLPAPP, from the coding sequence ATGATGCGCAACATCCTGGGTGTGTGGCTGTTGATGTGCGGAGGTCTGCTGTCGCTGGGCGTGGTGGGGTGTGGCGATGACGGAGGGGAGGAGTCACCGCGCGACTCGGGTGTCATCGATGCGGGGCGTGATGGTGGGCCCAGGCCCGAGGATGGCGGCCGGGATGGCGACGGAGCACCGGACTCTGGCATCGACGGCGGTGAAGACGGAGGCGACGACGCGGGTCGTGACAGTGGCCCCGCGACGATGGACGCCGGCGATGACGGTGGCACGAGCGAGCCCGACGCGGGCCGGGACGCCGGGCCGAGCGTGAGTCATCGCGCGCACGTGCGCTTCGTCAATGTGTTCCTCGGCTCGAAGGGCAATCCCTCGGACCAGGTGGACCGTCCCTGGGCTCCCTTCCAGGTGGACCTGTACGTGGCGGGGACGAAGCGCTTCGCCGCGGTGGCGGCGGGCAACGCGGCGGTGACGGCGTTCCAGGAAGTGGAGCTGACGGGGCCCACGCAGGAGGTGCGGCTGGTGGCTCGGGACGCGGAGGGGGACGCGTCCGCGCCGGAGTGGGCCGCGCTGGACGCCGTCACGCTGGCGGCGGGGGACTGGGTGACGGTGGTGGGCTCGGGCTCGCTGCTCCAGGTGGGGCAGGAGCGCCCGGACAAGCCGCGCCTCGTGGTGTTGAAGGACCACGCCTTCACCCCCGTGACGGAGCCGGACACAGTGCGCGTGCGCTTCATGTCCGCGGACCGGGTCGTCTCCGCGACGGCGCGGCGGCGCTTCTCGAACGAGGCGGGGGTGCCCTTCGAGAACAACACCGTGGAGGCGTACTCGGCGGACACGGTGGAGAACGGCGTCTCGCTTCCCTCCGACACCTCGCGCGTGGCCATCGTCGGCACGACGCCCGCCTTCACGCCCGCGCAGAGCGGCTGGCTCTACTACTCCCTGCCGGAGGGGACGCTGCGCGCGGGGCAGGCGTACTACGCCATCAACACCGGCGAGGACCGGCGCACCCTTCCCGATGAAGGTGCCTCCGCGCTGCTCCTCATCCGCGCGAAGCGGGACGAGACGGTTCGCTTGAAGCGAGGCCCGCTCGTCTACTTCTTCAACGGCGTGTTGCCCGCGACGCCGGGCGGAACGCCGCCCTCGCTCCAGGTCATCCACGGCTCCCTCAACGTCGCCACCGCCATCACGCACGGCGCGGCGCCCAAGGTGGCGGACCTGCCGGTGACGGCCTCGGGGCTCTCGGTGCGAGTCACCGTGAGCGGCCAGCCTTCGCAAGGCGTGCTCGAGTCCGCGGACGTGGGCACCCTGGAGGCGGGGCGCCGCTACCTGGGCGTGCTGTGCGGACGACAGGGCGCGTCGCCGACGCTCACGGTGGTGAAGGACGAGTTCGCGCTGGAGTCGCCGCAGTCTCCCTTCCTGCGCATCATCCCCTGCTCGGCCAGCGCACCGACGCCGCTCGACTTCGGCGCGTACACGTTCCAGGCGGATGGCTCCAGCCGGGACACCTTCACGCCCCTGCTCACCGGGCTCTCGCACGCGCTCCCCACGCAGCCCGTCACCGGGGTGTCCTTCACGCCGCCTGTCTCCACCACCACGCCCGCGTACACGTGGCTGGGCGTGAAGACGACAGGGGACTCACCCGTGGAGCGCACCATCCGGGGCCGCGTGCTCACCACGCCCTCCTTCCTCATCCTCATGGGGGAATGGGAGGGCTCGCTCACCTACCGGACGCTCAACACGCGGCTGAATGCCTGGGGCTCCTCGGGGCCCAACGACGCCACCTTCAGCCCGCTGCCCGCGCCTCCGTGA
- a CDS encoding cold-shock protein, whose protein sequence is MATGTVKWFNDAKGFGFIVQDGGGEDVFVHHTAINMDGFRTLQEGQKVEFEVGRGPKGLQAQNVRAA, encoded by the coding sequence ATGGCAACTGGTACCGTCAAGTGGTTCAACGATGCAAAGGGCTTTGGCTTCATCGTGCAGGATGGTGGCGGTGAGGACGTGTTCGTCCACCACACGGCCATCAACATGGATGGGTTCCGCACGCTGCAGGAAGGCCAGAAGGTGGAGTTCGAAGTCGGTCGCGGCCCCAAGGGCCTCCAGGCGCAGAACGTGCGCGCGGCCTGA
- a CDS encoding proton-conducting transporter transmembrane domain-containing protein: MSPTLVLTLLPALGAVLLLVPHRAPSWSRNTATLTTALTFCLSLGWAHLLALPFISLLALGTVLATPRQSSRRGALATLLLTQSAAMGFFGATHLVAALLFFIAMTVLPDLHLSHEPGSARPRGAVRVYLLIGTAPLGVATLLLGWLGWSPALGALLLVGLCTRLAVVPLHTWLPVWMARSPWGSGPLWMSLAASLHLLHHWLLPLLPPEWVTDTVVPALASLGAGTALYGALLAFSQKDLRRMLAFTVMSQSGLMLTGVASTNPEGIHGAWLHCLAAGVAFTGLDLLVRSVEARTGTTDLEQLGGLTERAPRMATLFLLLCLAAMGLPGTLGFVSEDLLLRATLGAHPWHLLLLPPALALNAFTLLRACHRAFLGPTPSGRGPLQDLLPRERWMATALVLTVIVGGLAPPALPRSLATPEPGPPSTPLSRALVPTPGAGARKDPSGIPPQRAYREPESSRNRRERHVPGERTEGAGRCSRGDPAARVWRL, translated from the coding sequence ATGAGCCCCACCCTCGTGCTGACCTTGCTCCCCGCGCTGGGGGCAGTGCTGCTCCTCGTCCCTCATCGCGCCCCCTCCTGGTCGAGGAACACCGCCACCCTCACCACGGCCCTCACCTTCTGTCTTTCGCTCGGGTGGGCCCATCTACTGGCGCTGCCATTCATCTCGCTGCTCGCGCTCGGAACGGTGCTGGCCACACCTCGCCAGTCCTCGCGCCGAGGCGCGCTCGCCACGCTGCTGCTCACACAAAGCGCGGCGATGGGCTTCTTCGGTGCGACCCACCTCGTCGCGGCGCTCCTCTTCTTCATCGCCATGACGGTGCTTCCGGACCTCCACCTCTCGCATGAGCCAGGCAGTGCACGGCCTCGCGGCGCCGTGCGCGTGTACCTGCTCATCGGCACCGCGCCGCTCGGCGTCGCGACGCTCCTGTTGGGCTGGCTCGGCTGGAGCCCCGCCCTGGGGGCCCTGCTGCTGGTGGGCCTCTGCACGCGGCTGGCGGTGGTCCCCCTCCACACCTGGCTTCCTGTGTGGATGGCCCGAAGTCCCTGGGGCTCGGGCCCTCTGTGGATGAGCCTCGCCGCGAGCCTCCACCTCTTGCACCACTGGCTCCTTCCGCTCCTGCCCCCGGAGTGGGTGACGGACACCGTCGTCCCGGCCCTTGCCTCACTGGGCGCGGGCACCGCGCTGTACGGGGCGCTCCTCGCGTTCAGCCAGAAGGACCTGCGACGCATGCTGGCCTTCACGGTGATGAGCCAGTCCGGACTGATGCTCACGGGAGTGGCCTCGACGAATCCGGAGGGCATCCACGGAGCCTGGCTTCACTGTCTCGCCGCGGGCGTCGCCTTCACGGGCCTGGACCTCCTGGTCCGCTCCGTCGAAGCACGCACGGGCACCACGGACCTGGAACAACTCGGCGGACTCACGGAGCGCGCACCTCGAATGGCCACGCTCTTCCTGCTGCTCTGCCTCGCGGCGATGGGACTCCCCGGCACGCTGGGCTTCGTGAGCGAGGACCTGTTGTTGCGCGCCACGCTGGGCGCCCATCCCTGGCATCTCCTGCTGCTCCCACCCGCCCTCGCACTCAATGCCTTCACCCTGCTGCGAGCCTGTCACCGCGCCTTCCTCGGCCCCACGCCATCGGGCCGCGGCCCGCTCCAGGACCTGTTGCCCCGCGAACGCTGGATGGCGACCGCGCTCGTGTTGACGGTCATCGTGGGCGGGCTGGCGCCGCCAGCGCTCCCCCGCTCCCTCGCGACTCCCGAGCCCGGCCCGCCGAGCACGCCGCTCTCGAGAGCGCTCGTCCCCACGCCCGGAGCAGGCGCGAGGAAGGACCCGTCTGGCATTCCGCCCCAGCGTGCCTACCGTGAACCCGAATCCTCACGAAACCGGAGGGAGCGACATGTTCCAGGCGAGCGGACGGAAGGTGCTGGGCGGTGTTCTCGCGGCGACCCTGCTGCTCGGGTCTGGCGGCTGTAG